The candidate division WOR-3 bacterium nucleotide sequence GGTATTCATGTCCACAAGATAGATATCATAGTACTGGAATTTTTCCTCAAAATGCTCGTTACGGTTTGAACTGAATGCTACATACCTGCCATCGGGTGAAATATCTGAAAAATCATCACCATTACGCCCCCGTGTCAGTTGTTTCATCTTACCTGAGCGCACACTAACCTTCCAGACATGTTGTTTCTCCTGAGGCAACATGCCCATCCCATCCAGTTTATACCACATACTCTTTATGTGATGATATAGAGGCGGTTTATCCTTATCCGGTACCCTGTCTTTGTCCTCTTTCTTGACCGTGAACCCGCAAACGATATTCTTGCTGTCTGGAGTCCATCCGTAATTGCCAAAGAACCCTTCTGCATCAGTAATAGCGTAAGCCTCACCACCGTCCGAGGGAATCGCCCATAGATTCTGTTTCTGTTTATCAGTTCGAATGAACGAAATCAGTTTTCCATCTGGGGACCATCGTACTTTCTTGATATCTTTTTTCCCACGGACAAAATGGCGAACCTTACCCTTATCATTAACCACGTAGAGATTTGTGTAGTATTTATTATCCTTTCTTTCCATCCACTCTACCGTGTATGCAACCTTTTTACCATCGGGTGACAGGGCAATTTCCCTCAGGAAATCAATCCTGTACAGATCACTGATTGCCACATGTTTTCTTCTCATTTGTCCCTCTTTCCTTTTATGCCAATGAATTTTTTGATGTTTGTCACACGTGGCTTGTGGAGCCACTGCAATATTTCGAATGCACAATCCAATTTGGGATTGCCGGCAATTGCCCGCTTGACGTAGAACAGGGCATGCTCATAGTCATGGTTCATCCTGCTGCACTGCGCAAGTCCGCAGAGAGTCAACGGGTTTTCAGGCGTCATGTTCAAAGAAAACCTCAAGTGTTCAGATCCCCGCACTGCATCGCCCGTCAGCAGGTACGCCAGTCCTACTCGTTGATTAAGAAAAGAATCGTTCGGGGCCGGACTCAATGCTTTTAGAAAACAAAAAAAAGCACCCATCCTGCCGATTCCTTTGTATGGTGTGAACAATCTCTGGAAAAAATTTATCTTGATCTTCAGAAAAACCTCGCCGCGCAAAAGCCAGATCATAGGTGTTTCATCAGTTCCAACCGGAACATTGATAATCTCCTTCGCCTCACCGATCATCCCGCCACTGGCGAGAGCAAATGCCTTGGCATTCCGTAGAAGGTCGCCCCATCCCAGCCTTTTCGCAGCCTCGTCCGACCAGTATGTTGCTGCCTCATGTCTTCCTACATCGACAAGAATCCGTATCTGCCCGATCCACGCATCGAGGTTATGCTCATCATGAAAGAGTACCCGAGCGTAGCACGCCAGCCCATCCTCGTAGAACCCACGAAAATAGCAGTCGTGGGCTCTGAGCAGCAGTTGCTGAACTACAGAGCCCGGGGCTCCATCATCAGGATCTCGTTCTTGTAATATCTTCCGGTGTTGACCGTTTCCGAGTAATATCCTGCTGAACGCTTCCTCATCATGATGCGGTAGGTCAATTGTGGAAAATGAACTTAATTTCATCTACCAGTTGGTAAGAATATTGGTGACGAGCCTTTCTGCGGCCTTTTTTGCGGCCTCCCTGATGCCCTGCTCTTCATCGGTATCGTAGAGAGCCCAGTCTGATACATCGCCCTCCCAGAAAACTTCATTTCTGACCTTATCGACACAGCGCATCGAGTATCTGACCGTGATCTTGTATTGAAGGATCGTCTGGTCAGAAGTATACGTATAGGGGTCTTTTGAAAAACCCGATACACTCCCCTCAAGCACGAGATCGGCGCTACCCTCATCGACGATACGCAGACTCGAGCCGCTACGAAAAGCCTCGATCACAGTATTCGTTGCCAATTCATCAAGACCAGGCTTGAGTGTTCGGTTTTCCAGGATACCTATGTATATTTTCTGCATGTATCCAGGCATCAATGAGCGTGTTGAATATCCGCAGCAGGAGAGCATCAAAATCGCAGATACCAGGCAGACCGTTGCTACAGATTTCTTGATTAAAATCATATCATAAACCTTTCCAATGCGCATGCTTGTTCTCCAATTCTATGGTTCGAGATGCTCGAGCCGCAAATTAGCCTCTGCGGCGATCGGATCACTGATGCCTCGCTCACGTATGATCTGTTCATAGACTTTCTTCGCTGCTTCAATTTCATCCAGAAGTTCCAGAGTGATACCGGTCTTGTACCGTGCCGTAGGCGCCCACATCTCATCATCAGGAAAGATATCAGCAATTTTCTGATAACTATGGAACGCACGTGTAAAATCACCCTTTCCAAGGTATGCCTCACCCAGCCAGTAATAGTATGATGGTTCTGCCTTCGCCCTCACCGCGACCTTGAGATTCTCGATCGCCTCGTGAGGCCTTCCTGCCCGCAAGAAAGCATAACCGATCTCAAAATGAACATCAGCCTGTTCTTCATCAGAGACCATGGCCAACATCTTTTCACCGGTATTGATCACCATACGCCAGTTGCCGGCCTTCTTGTAACTGATCAATTGATTCTGCATTGCGTCTGACGTCAATGCAACATCTTCACACGCCAGGCCATAATAGTGGCCTGCCGAATCATATTCCTCCTTCAGATAATTCAACGTTGCGATCTTAAACAACGCATCATAGAAATGATCGCCCCGGCGAAAATTAGAGACATAATATCTAAACCTGTAAAGAGCAGTATCCATCTCGTTGTTCAAAAATGAAGTCATCGCCCAATTGTAGTATAAACCTTCAACTGGCTCCGTCGCTGTATGCTGAATTATGGAATCGTAATATGCTCTCGCCCGGCGGTATTGCTTGGCACTGATAAGATATTCACCATAGAGGTTCAACAATTGATCATCGGTTTCCTGAAGATACGCGTGGAATAGAGAATCGGCACGAGCCATGTTGCCAGAACGAGCCAAACTCCGCGCATAGATTCGAACAAGAGCAGTGTCACCCGCTAATTCGGTGATATCGACCGAAAGAATGTCCCCATAAGACTCGGCGCGATAACTCTCCAATAAATAGCCCCTGACGGCTTTTCTCAGGAGCAGAGAATCTGCGGTCTGAGTCGCTATATCAGCATAGAGATCCGTAACACCCTGACCCATGAACCTCAAACATTCTGCAAGGACATACGTTACCGCAGGGCTTCTGTAGTTGGATAGAATAATGTTCTTGGCCGCTGACTCATAATCTCCCTCCGCAAACTGATGGAATCCCATTACCTTTCGCGCGTAAGGCTCGGCATTCTTGTACCTCAAATAACCCGCAATTACCTTTTTCGCCTGCTCGTATTCACCGCGCGCCATCAAATGCTGGCAATACAACGAATCCAAATAATAGTTGTTCCTGAATTTTCCTCTGAGTTCTCTGATTCGCGACAGTGTATCCTCGGCATACTGTAGGATTGAATCGACGGGAACATCCTGGGGTGGTGCTCGCGATATCGTGTCAAGGCTGAATATCTGCACAAAGAGCGAGCGCTCATCATCATCTTCAGGCAGAAACCGTGGTAGCGGTTGCACACGGACCAATGCATATAAGAGGTCAGCCTTACGGTCAAATCCATTCATCGTCCCGAGTCTTTTGATATGGCGTGAAATATCACTGCCGGCAAAGAGCAGCGCAATCTTAGTGTAGCGGTAAAAAGCATCACCCTGGAATCGGTCTCCAGATATCTTTCGAAAGGAAAGGAAGGCATTCACCGTATCGCCCATGAGTAGAAGATTCTCCGTCAGATACAGATCACGAGTCATACCATCCAAAGATTCCAGTATCTTAACGCGCTCATGGAGATCACTCTTCGCCATCGCACGAAGAATCTTTATTGTATCAGTCTGACCACAGAAAGAAAGGATATAGCCAGCCGATGCAGGTTCCCCGTGGTCCAAAAGACGCCGACCTAATTCTTCCAGAGCAGGAAGATCGCTTATCAGAAAATCGTATTTAAGAACGTATTCATATGCAACGAGGTAGGCACTTCTCTCGACCAGTTCGCGCACGAGCAGTGTGATAACCTCATTTGCCCGCGAATCGTAACTATATCTCTCCAGAAAACGGCTGGCAGACGACAGAAATCCAACAAAATCCCCTTCGCGGTTATGAATCATGAACAAATAATATACAGCATCGGGAAAGAATTCACGGTTGCCGCCATCATCAAGGAGATTTTCGAAATAGATACGTGCAATGGCATAGTCGCCCCGTTTGTATGCATCCACCGCAAGGTCGAACTCCCTACTTCCGGCGGCATATATGTTTGTCATGACAAGAACGCACAGTAATATCCCAAAGGCGATATGATCAACCTTCATTGAAATCGATTTCCTTTCTCAGTACCTCTTCAAACATTCTTGCCGACTTCTCCCAAGAGAACTGGCGTGCCCAATGTTTGGCCGCAGAGGAATAACGGGTCCACTTTTTCTTATCATCCAGCAATTCGATTATGCGCTCAGCCATCTCCGCGATATCACCGTATTCATAGAGAAAGCCGGTCTGCCCGTGAACCACGACCTCGCGCAAACCAGGTGAATTCGCACTCACGACCGGCGTGCTGCACGACTGAGCTTCAATCGCCGTCAGACCCCAACCTTCCTTTATCGACGGCTGTACAACTATGCGCGCAGAACGGTAGACCCGATACTTTTCATCCTCGGAAACGAAACCGGTAAATTCAATATCCACGCCGTGTTCTCTTGCCAGAGACTTCAGATCATCCAATGCATCCCCGTCCCCCACGATCTTCGCCCTGATGTTTCTGCGTTTCTTCACTATCGCCACGGCTCGGATGAAATGATCGATCGACTTGTAAGCCTTCACACGACCCACGTATGCGACAAGGTCATTTTCTCGATTTCTGAAACCACTACCCCGGCGCTGGGGGATACCGCTGTATACAACATGGATGCAGCGCCTTATGCCAATATCTCTTAAATCCCGCGCGGTGCTCTTCGAAATTGCCACAAAATTGACCCGGCGGTAGAATATGCCAATCAGCCTTTCGGCGACGTAAACGTAACTAGCGAAAATAGGATTGGTCTCTCGGAATATTGTCGAACGAAAAAGATGCATCAACGTAGGCAAAACCCTTTTCCGTGTTACGAGCGTTGAAAAGAAAGGGATCTTGTTGAGATCATCCACCACGACATCAATAGGCCGGTGCCGCAATATTGACCGTAACGCGAAAGGAGCAACGAAATTGAAATTCGCCCGGCCACCAACCCTGAAGATCTCAAAGCCATCGATGAATTCATGACGACTCTGTCCTCTACCTCGACTACAAAGTAATATGATTCTATTTCCGCTTTTTACTATGCGCGAGAAAATTTCGTACAGATAGACCTCAGCGCCGCCAGCAAAAGGATTCGCCCAGTCTTGCCAATTAACGACAAGGATATTCATATACTGAGACGCTACACCTTGGCGCGCCAGTAATTGAGGATATCCTCGATAGTCTTCTCTATTTTCACCTTAGGAGACCAACCAGTGAGTCGGGAGAATTTGGCTCCATCACCTAACAGAATGGGAATATCGTTCTTTCTAATTTTTGTCGGATTTACTTTGAGCTTGAAATTTTTCTTTGAAAGAGCCGCAAAGACCCCGACCAATTCTGATATCGTATAGCCAATGCCACTAGCAATGTTATATGTCTCCTTACCGACGCATTTTTCAAGGGTCAAAACATAAGCACCAACGATATCATTGATGTTCAGAAACTCACGCTTGGCTTCAATATTGCCAAGTTCGATCAAGGGCGCCCTCTTGCCTTTTTCAATTTCACTTATCTGTTTGGCAATCGTTGGCAAAACAAAACTCTCGGCCTGTCCAGGACCTGTGTGCGTGAAGGGTCTCAGAATGATGCAATCCATACCATCGCTTTGATAATCAGCGCAAATCAGTTCTGCCGCATATTTGCTTATGGCATAGGGGTTCTTTAGAACGATGGATGCATCTTCGGACAAACATTCGCCGCCACCGTATACCTCGCAGGTCGAGGCAAAGTAGAATTGCATTTCCTTATTCAGTGATTTCGCCGCCTCGAGCAGATTTGCCGTACCTACGATATTGGTGCTGTAGGCAATCGGGCGATCGCGGAAGGATTTCGCCACCGAACTTATCGCAGCAAGATGAAAAACGATATCAGGATCATATTGTTTGAATATCTCGACCGTGAGGTCCAGATTCAAGATATCCAGCGCTACGTATTTTCCTTTTTTCGGAAGCAGTTGCGGTAAGCATGTCCCGACTACATCATACTTCGATTCATCCAACGCCTTGATCAAGTGAGAGCCGACAAAACCCTCACTGCCCGTCACAAGAACCGTCTTCATTTAACTACGCTGCGCCAGTAATCCATCAAATCGCTGAGTGTCTTATCGAATGGGATCTCAGGCTTCCACCCGGTAGCTTTTTTGAATTTTTCGGCAGATCCAATGAGTAATTCGACATCTGACGGACGCATCCGGGCAGGATCCTGTTCAACCTTTATGTTGGCCTTTGTCAATGCAACCAATCTATCGAGCAGATCTCCGACCTTCGTGCCTTCGCCTGATGCAATATTATAAACCTCACCTGGTGTGCCCTTTTCAAGGGCGAATGCGTAGGCGCGCACGACGTCCCTGACATCCGAAAAATCGCGCACTGCGTTCAAATTCCCCACACGTAACACAGGCTCTTTTTGACCAAGTTCGATCTCAATCAGCTGCCTCGCGAAAGTCGATGTCACGAATACCTCACCGCGCCTTGGTCCGGTGTGATTGAAAGCACGGGTGCGGACAATCCTCAGACCATAGCTCTTGAAATACTGATAACCCAGAAAATCCTGGGCTACTTTGCTGACCGCGTAGGGACTCAAGGGACGCAGCGGATTGCCTTCAGTTATCGGTATCTCATCTGGATGCACCATGCCATATTCTTCGCTTGATCCGGCTATGTGTATCATCGGATCCAACTTGAGCTCACGCACGCACTCGAAGAGATTCAACTCTCCGATAATGTTCGTCTCCAATGTGGCCTTTGGAGCGTGCCAGGAAAAAGGTACAAAACTCTGAGCGGCCAGATGAAAAACCAAATCCGGTTTGCTCTTCTCGAGAACAGACTTCACCGCAAACGCGTCTGTGATATCACACTCGACGAGGCTCACCTTTTTTTCCATGTGCAGAATATTCTCACGCCTTGAACGCCATTTGATCGTGCCGAAGATCTCATGTTTACCCTCAGCAAGGAAATAGTCTGCGAGATGACTACCCGCGAACCCCGATATGCCGGTTATTAGTATCCTCATATGCTCTCCTTAAAATTTAACAAAAAAGGGAAGATAGCCAATCGGGTCAACTGGCTCGCCCCGAAACCTCACTTCATAGTGAAGATGCGGAGATGTCGATTTGCCAGTGGAACCGACCGTTCCAATGACTTGACCTCCACTAACTCGACTTCCGTTGAGAACATCAATAGAATTGAGATGTCCATAAAAAGTGGAATAATTCTTATTATGTTCGATCACGACATAGTTACCGTAAAGTGAATCCCATCCAGTGCCTTCCACAATACCAGAAGCAGAGGCAATGACCGGCGAAAATTGCGGCGCTGCAATATCGAGACCATTATGCCCAAGATGGAATTCTCTGGATATCTGCCCCATTGTCGGCAGGAGCGCCGGAATGTTCTCGGGCATGTCCTTAAGAACCTCAATATCCGTGTAGTTCGGACTTATTTCTACGATACTGGGTTCAACTGGCTCGGGTGTCTTTTCTATACCCAGCATGACTTTGATCTTACGGTTGTTAGCTTCCGCGACCTGCAAGTTCTCTTTGATCTCCTCGATCTTTGTAAATTCCCTTTCAAGCTGCGCATTGCGACGTCTCAGCATCTCCACCTCCATGGCGCGGACATAGACTGCAGCGTAGTTCAACCCGGCAATGATCGCAACAAGCAGGACCGCAGCAACAATCGCTCCGGCAATGATAAGGAAATTCCTGGATAAGAAGTAGTTCCTTGAACGGCTCGAATCATCCGAGACAACGAGGATTGAGTAGCCTTTTTTCATTGCCTAATCCAAACCCTTTTCACAGACGTGCGCGAGGAGCTCTACCGTACCATTGACATCGTCCAGGTCACAGACTTCACTCGTGCTGTGTATGTACCTGGTTGGTATTGACAGCACCCCACTCATGACCCCACCTTTCACCAGCTGTATGAATGCAGCATCAGTGCTACCGTGCTCAAGAATTTCGAATTGGTGAGGTATTGAAAGGGTTCGCGCGTATTCAGCGAGTTTATCCATGATAATCGGATTCGTTATGAAACCACTGTCTTTTACCTTTATCGCCACCCCCTTGCCGACGCTCACCTGCATCTTATATGCCTCAGGGGTGTCGCCGGTGTCGGTGACATCGACTGCAAGCGCGTAGGCTGGTTCAATCGCATAAGCACCGGTTCTTGCGCCGCGCCCGCCAACCTCTTCCTGTACCGAGAAAACGAAATAGATGTCGTGAATACTCTTCTTCAGTCGCTTGGCCACCTCGATCAGGCAGTAGCATCCAATTCGGTCGTCAATCGCCTTGCCCGCGATGCACTTCTTATTGATGAATACCAACTGCTGGCTGAAAGATGCTATGTCGCCTACCCGCACCTTTCTCTGGACACTCTCCCGGTCGCGCGCGCCGACATCTATGAACATCGATTCGAATTTCGGCCGTCCCGAAGATTTGGATTCATCTTTTGAGGGTTCGATTCCGACAATACCGGTCGTCCCGTTCTCAAAAACAACTCGCTGATAAGGCACCCGCTCGGCGAACACCCCTCCGACATTCGTAAATCTCAGAAATCCGTTTTTGTCTATGTATGTAACGATCAACCCTATTTCATCCATGTGCGCGCAGAGCATGATCTTCTGCCCGCGTTTGGATTTTGCTGGTCGGTGTGCGATCAAATTACCCAATCGGTCGGTGTAAACGTCGGAACAAAGACCTTTGAGTTCTTTTTCTATTATTCCCCGAACGCGATGTTCGCGACCTGTCGGACCGTACGCGTTACATAATACTTCGATCAAACCCATTCCCGTTCCTTTCCCATGATGTTGTTTATGCTGCACCTCAGTAACTTCTCAACAGCTAAAATATCTCCTCTGGACGCAAAAGAGAGCGGCGAATGTATGTATCGTGCCGGTACACTGATCACCGCGCTCCGGACCCCGGGCCCTGCCACGTGCATGGACCCGGCGTCTGTGCCCCCGATCATCGGTCTCTTGTCCTGATAAGGAATCTTCTCCCGCTCAGCGGTTTCACGTATTGTCCTGACAAGCTTCTCATCACATATCACCGAACGATCGGCCGTGGTCACAACCGCACCCGCTCCCAATGCCGGATACTGGGGAGTGTCGCCATCGTCGGGCCACTCGCCCGACGAAGTTGTATCAAC carries:
- the lptE gene encoding LPS assembly lipoprotein LptE, producing MRIGKVYDMILIKKSVATVCLVSAILMLSCCGYSTRSLMPGYMQKIYIGILENRTLKPGLDELATNTVIEAFRSGSSLRIVDEGSADLVLEGSVSGFSKDPYTYTSDQTILQYKITVRYSMRCVDKVRNEVFWEGDVSDWALYDTDEEQGIREAAKKAAERLVTNILTNW
- a CDS encoding tetratricopeptide repeat protein → MKVDHIAFGILLCVLVMTNIYAAGSREFDLAVDAYKRGDYAIARIYFENLLDDGGNREFFPDAVYYLFMIHNREGDFVGFLSSASRFLERYSYDSRANEVITLLVRELVERSAYLVAYEYVLKYDFLISDLPALEELGRRLLDHGEPASAGYILSFCGQTDTIKILRAMAKSDLHERVKILESLDGMTRDLYLTENLLLMGDTVNAFLSFRKISGDRFQGDAFYRYTKIALLFAGSDISRHIKRLGTMNGFDRKADLLYALVRVQPLPRFLPEDDDERSLFVQIFSLDTISRAPPQDVPVDSILQYAEDTLSRIRELRGKFRNNYYLDSLYCQHLMARGEYEQAKKVIAGYLRYKNAEPYARKVMGFHQFAEGDYESAAKNIILSNYRSPAVTYVLAECLRFMGQGVTDLYADIATQTADSLLLRKAVRGYLLESYRAESYGDILSVDITELAGDTALVRIYARSLARSGNMARADSLFHAYLQETDDQLLNLYGEYLISAKQYRRARAYYDSIIQHTATEPVEGLYYNWAMTSFLNNEMDTALYRFRYYVSNFRRGDHFYDALFKIATLNYLKEEYDSAGHYYGLACEDVALTSDAMQNQLISYKKAGNWRMVINTGEKMLAMVSDEEQADVHFEIGYAFLRAGRPHEAIENLKVAVRAKAEPSYYYWLGEAYLGKGDFTRAFHSYQKIADIFPDDEMWAPTARYKTGITLELLDEIEAAKKVYEQIIRERGISDPIAAEANLRLEHLEP
- a CDS encoding glycosyltransferase family 4 protein, whose translation is MNILVVNWQDWANPFAGGAEVYLYEIFSRIVKSGNRIILLCSRGRGQSRHEFIDGFEIFRVGGRANFNFVAPFALRSILRHRPIDVVVDDLNKIPFFSTLVTRKRVLPTLMHLFRSTIFRETNPIFASYVYVAERLIGIFYRRVNFVAISKSTARDLRDIGIRRCIHVVYSGIPQRRGSGFRNRENDLVAYVGRVKAYKSIDHFIRAVAIVKKRRNIRAKIVGDGDALDDLKSLAREHGVDIEFTGFVSEDEKYRVYRSARIVVQPSIKEGWGLTAIEAQSCSTPVVSANSPGLREVVVHGQTGFLYEYGDIAEMAERIIELLDDKKKWTRYSSAAKHWARQFSWEKSARMFEEVLRKEIDFNEG
- a CDS encoding GDP-mannose 4,6-dehydratase, whose product is MKTVLVTGSEGFVGSHLIKALDESKYDVVGTCLPQLLPKKGKYVALDILNLDLTVEIFKQYDPDIVFHLAAISSVAKSFRDRPIAYSTNIVGTANLLEAAKSLNKEMQFYFASTCEVYGGGECLSEDASIVLKNPYAISKYAAELICADYQSDGMDCIILRPFTHTGPGQAESFVLPTIAKQISEIEKGKRAPLIELGNIEAKREFLNINDIVGAYVLTLEKCVGKETYNIASGIGYTISELVGVFAALSKKNFKLKVNPTKIRKNDIPILLGDGAKFSRLTGWSPKVKIEKTIEDILNYWRAKV
- a CDS encoding GDP-mannose 4,6-dehydratase; its protein translation is MRILITGISGFAGSHLADYFLAEGKHEIFGTIKWRSRRENILHMEKKVSLVECDITDAFAVKSVLEKSKPDLVFHLAAQSFVPFSWHAPKATLETNIIGELNLFECVRELKLDPMIHIAGSSEEYGMVHPDEIPITEGNPLRPLSPYAVSKVAQDFLGYQYFKSYGLRIVRTRAFNHTGPRRGEVFVTSTFARQLIEIELGQKEPVLRVGNLNAVRDFSDVRDVVRAYAFALEKGTPGEVYNIASGEGTKVGDLLDRLVALTKANIKVEQDPARMRPSDVELLIGSAEKFKKATGWKPEIPFDKTLSDLMDYWRSVVK
- a CDS encoding M23 family metallopeptidase, which translates into the protein MKKGYSILVVSDDSSRSRNYFLSRNFLIIAGAIVAAVLLVAIIAGLNYAAVYVRAMEVEMLRRRNAQLEREFTKIEEIKENLQVAEANNRKIKVMLGIEKTPEPVEPSIVEISPNYTDIEVLKDMPENIPALLPTMGQISREFHLGHNGLDIAAPQFSPVIASASGIVEGTGWDSLYGNYVVIEHNKNYSTFYGHLNSIDVLNGSRVSGGQVIGTVGSTGKSTSPHLHYEVRFRGEPVDPIGYLPFFVKF
- a CDS encoding M42 family metallopeptidase, coding for MQHKQHHGKGTGMGLIEVLCNAYGPTGREHRVRGIIEKELKGLCSDVYTDRLGNLIAHRPAKSKRGQKIMLCAHMDEIGLIVTYIDKNGFLRFTNVGGVFAERVPYQRVVFENGTTGIVGIEPSKDESKSSGRPKFESMFIDVGARDRESVQRKVRVGDIASFSQQLVFINKKCIAGKAIDDRIGCYCLIEVAKRLKKSIHDIYFVFSVQEEVGGRGARTGAYAIEPAYALAVDVTDTGDTPEAYKMQVSVGKGVAIKVKDSGFITNPIIMDKLAEYARTLSIPHQFEILEHGSTDAAFIQLVKGGVMSGVLSIPTRYIHSTSEVCDLDDVNGTVELLAHVCEKGLD